AGGGTATACATCCCGAATGCCGGGGATGTGCATCTCTGCACAAGTTGCCTCGAACAGCTACATCCCGTCGCCTCACCGCTTTGCCCCATATGCGGCGTTCCTTTTGCCACCGAAGACGGCATTGACCACCGTTGCGGCGCCTGTTCTGTCCGTCGTCCAGCCTATGTGGCGGCGCGCGCCGCCTTTGTTTTCGACGGACCCATCCAGGAGCTCATCCACCGCTTCAAATATGCACATAAGACACACCTTTCCCGGCCGCTGGCGTTAATGACGGCTCGCCACCTTGCCGACTTTGCAGGCCAAACGGCAGCAGATATTGTCATACCTGTTCCATTGCACAAAAAGAGGCTGCGCTGGCGCAGCTATAATCAGGCGATACTTCTGGCAGCCGTGCTGTCCAAGGAGTGGCGGATCCCGCTCTCGCGCAATGCCCTGCAACGGACACGCTGGACTGAGCCGCAGATCAATCTTGCCGCGGACGAGCGTCAGCAGAACGTCAAGGGTGCCTTTGCCGTTGCCGAACCTGAACGGGTTGCCGACCGACGGATCATATTGATTGATGATGTTTTCACTACCGGCAGTACTGTCGAAGAATGTGCGAAAACGCTAAAAAAGGCGGGTGCAGCGGAGATATTTATCATAACCGTTGCCAGGGCATTATCCAATTAACAAATGGGTACAAATTTATTGACATGAATTAATCGGAAGGGTATAAGAGCCTTGTTTGTCTATTTTAATTTCGTTGGAGGATCAAAGTATGAAGAAAGTATTAGCTGTTGTATTGATGGTTGCTTTTTCTGCATCGGCTGCTTTTGCAGCCGACACCGTTGTCATGAAAGCAAAAAATGGTAACGTAACCTTCGATCACAAAAAGCATAGCGCTTCCGGTGATTGCAAATCCTGCCATGGTGAGGGGACTCCAGCCAAGTTGACATTGGGCAAGGATGCTGCCCACAAGCTGTGCAAGGGTTGCCATGAGACCAAGAAAGCTGGTCCGACCAAGTGTGGTGAGTGCCACAAGAAGTAAATCGGGCAGTACCGTTAAGAAAGGGGCCTCCATTTTGGGGGCCTTTTTTGTTCGCTGGGGCTACAGAAGTTATGGGGAAACTACTTTTACTTGTAAAACACTATTTTATTTGTTATGGTTCTTGCGTGGGCTACAACTGAAAAGGCTTGATGACTGCGGAGATACTATGGCAAATGGATTTGATTACACACGATTGAAACGTCTGATCACCATCTATTATGTGGTGCAGGGATTTCTCCTGGTGCTTTTGGCTGGAATTGCTTTCTGGCTGCAGGCACATGTGCCGCAGCAGATATTCATCAACAGTCTTATCAGGGCCGTGGTGGCGCAGGTTGTTCTTTTCTACCCGGTCTACAAATTTGCTGCCTATGAGGCAACTCGCGAAGTTTCTTCCTGCAGTACGTCCCTTTCTTCCCAGGAGGTACTGGGGCTGCGGCGGAAAAGAGTGACCGGCGACATCGTCAAGGCAGGGATCTTCGTATTTTTCCTGGTATTCATCCTCAGGGCGCCGCAGCTTCCAGGCGCGCAGTTCTCCATCCTCTTCGTCTTCATCCTCATGACGCTCTGCTATTTCCAGTGCTACAACTATGTCGCCAAGCGGCAGATGAAGGCTAACCCCTGAAAAATTCCGACATTGCGGCAAAGACTTCTTCCCCTTTTCCCTTGACCATTCTTACATCGGGAAGGGAGCGAAGAAAGGACTTGCCGTAATTTTTGGACAGAACACGGCTGTCCAGGATTAGCACCGCGCCACGGTCTTCCTTGCTCCTGATCAGCCTGCCGAAGCCCTGCTTGAATTTGATCACTGCCTGGGGCACCGTGTACTCCATGAATGGGTCTCCACCCAGGGAGGCTATGTGCTCGGCCCGTGCTTCCAGAATCGGTTCTGTCGGCACCCTGAATGGCAGGCGGGTGATTATCACCTGTTCCAGCGCCTTCCCCTTGACATCCACCCCTTCCCAAAATGAGTCGGTGCCAAACAGCACAGGATTGTGCCCCTTTTTGAACTGGGAGAGGAGCAGATGCCGGTTGATCTCACCCTGGCGCATGGGGGTAAGTCCCGCCTTTTTCAGAGGCTCTGCCAGCCGGCTGTAAATACGGCTGAGCAGGCTGTAGGAGGTGAAAAGAACAAAGGCTCTCCCTTGGGAAATACCCAGTGCCTGCAGCAGGTACTTGTTCAGTACCGGCTCGAATCCAGATGCCACCGGCTCGGGAATATCGGTGGGTATGCCGACAAAAGTCTGCTTTTGATAATCGAAAGGGGATGCAAGGAGTAGCTCGCTTACCCTTGGGCCGGGTACCATGCTGAGGCCGGTTCGCTTTTTCAGGTAATCGAAGCGCTCCCCCACCGCCAGGGTGGCAGAGGTGACGATAACCGTCTTGAACTTATCGAAAACAACTTTTTTCAGGGATTCCGCCACCTCCAGAGGGGAAGAGCAGAGCTTGACCACCAGCCCCTTGGTCGTCTTTTTAGATTCGAACCAGCGGCAGAATCCTTCTTCCCGCGCCACAAAGAAACGCAGGTTTACCTGGGCCGTTTCCAGCCTCCCTCTTACTCCCTTCAGGTCAACCAGGCTGCCCGCCAGTTTTTCCAGCACCTTGTCGGGGAGTTTTTCACATGCCTTGAGAAAGTTCTTCAGGGCAATAACATACTCGCCAATCTCCCGGCACAGTTCGTTGACCCGATCTTCCACCTCGACCCACAGGGGCGTTGAGTAAATGGTAAGGGTAAGACGTAACTTGATCTCTTCCTTACTGCCGGCATCCTTGCGCAGGTGCGAGTTCAGGGCAATGCCGATGGCATCCATGGCGCGGTTCATGGTGTCGGTGAGGGTAAGCCGTCGGGGAATAAGCCTTCCTTCCAGGATGGCTGCAACTTCCATATATATATCATCCATGGCTTCCGGCACTTCACGGGAAAGCTGGGTGGAAAGGAGCGGCAGCAATCCCCTCTGCGTCTTGCGCGGGTGCTGTAGCTTACCCAGGATCCTTAAGAGGCCGTTGCGCGAGACTTGGGCGGAGAGAAAGCTGGTGGCCACGTCTTCCAGATGGTGCCCCTCATCGAAGATGATGCGTTCGAAGGGTGGAAGGATGGCGGTGGAGCCATAGCCGGTTTCCTGCCGCACGGCAACGTCTGCCATGAGCAGGGCATGGTTGACCACCAGCAGGTCGGCGCCGGCTGCCTCCCGCCGGGCCTTATAGAAAAAGCAGCGGGCATAATGGGGGCACTTGACCCTGCCGCACTGATCAGCCTCACATGAGATCTCGTCCCATGTCTCATCACGGGGAATGAATGAGAGATCGCTGCGGCAGCCTTCACCGGTCTTGCCGCTCCAGTCGATGATGGTCTGGAGCTCATTGGCTGCATCATCTTTGAATAGGGTCGGCTCGGCCTTGACACTCTCCAGCTTGCGCAGGCAGAGGTAATTGTTGCGCCCCTTGACCAGCACGGCCCGGAACTCAATCTCACCGTGCTTCTGGAGAAAAGGAATATCTTTCTTGATCAGCTGTTCCTGGAGGTTGATGGTGTTGGTGGAGATGACGACCCTCTCCTTGTTGCGCAGACCCCAGAGGGCGGCGGGGAGGAGGTAGGCGAGGGATTTGCCTATGCCGGTACCGGCCTCGATAACGGCGATGCGCTCCTCGTTGAAGGCTTCGGCTACGGCAAAGGCCATGCGCGTTTGTTCGGCGCGGTGTTCGTAGCCCTTCAGGTGTTCGGCAAGCACTCCACCCGGTGCATACCACCGTTCCAGTTCCGGATAGGAAAGGCGCTCCAGCACCGTGCGGGCAAAGGGGGAAACAGCCTGATAACAGCGCTCCACGGCATTGTCGACGATGTAGAAGCCGACTCCCTGATTACCCATGAGGGAGGCAATCTCGATATCTGCCTGGGAAGGGGTGAGAATGCCTGATGGGTGGTTGTGGATGACCACATCCCCGAAGGAGGTGACGATCATGATAGCGGCTACCGCATCGACATTGCCCCGTGCCAGCGGTTCGGCATCGATCACTACTTTGGCTTCGTCGGTGCGGCCGAGGAAAAAAACCTCGTTGCCGCCTGCGTCTGATATTGCTTCACGCATCTGCAGCAGCGCGTTTTCGGAGAAGTAACGTTTCATCTTCACAGAAGATACATGCTTTAATTGGGTGCTGCAACGAAAAAAGGGGCGGCAATACGCCGACCCCTCTTTTGGTGAAGCTATGTCTAACTAGCTGAAACTAATTACTTTTTGTGACACTCGCCACATTTGGTCGGACCGGCTTTTTTCTCTTCGTGGCAGCCCTTGCACAGTTTGTGTGCGGCATCCTTGTTGAAATTCTCAATCTTACCGGTCTTATCCCCATGGCAGACTTTGCATTCCTTAAGGGTTTCCTGGTGTTTCTTGTGATTGAAGGTGACATTGCCGTTCTTTGCCTCGAGGGTAATGGTGTCCGCTGCCATGGAGGCACCTGCTGCAAACATTACCAATGCTGCTGCTGCGATCAGTTTTTTCATTTTTTACTCTCCTCTTTTTGGTTGATGTTTCTGCACTATGGTGTTTAAAAAATACCATACGCGTGGTAGTGTAGGTATGGACATCTATAGTAATTCCACCCGATGTCGGGTGCCAAACGATCAAAATAAAGGGAAAAAGCCGGTTTCAACGAGGGGGAGTTGTTAAAATAAATTCATATGGAAAATTTATCAGATAAAAATGAAAAAGCAACTTCGGGCAGTGTCGCCATCGAAGGTGTAACCATAAAAACGGTCCGCGAGACGAAAAAGCTTACCCAGCTCTATGTGGCAAGCGTGGTAGGCGTCACCACCGATACCATCTCCCGTTGGGAAAACAACCGCTATCCGACCATCAAGAGGGAAAATGCCGAGAAACTGGCCATGGCGCTGGAAGTGAACCTTGATGAGATACTTCGTCATGAAACTGCCTGTCCGTCGGAAGAGGTCGTCGAAAACGAACTGCCTCAACCAAAGAAAAAAAACCGGCGCGGTCTTCTGCTGGCGATATTGATCATCGCCCTTATTATAATTGCCGCTTTTTTTATCCTTTCCAATATGTCTTCTCCTGTGGCCGCTGTGAGATGGATACCGAAATACTCTGCCCCTGGAGAGCTGATGCCGGTCCAGATAACGGTGAACAGGATGGACAATACCAGCCGGGGCCTGATCATCAAGGAGAAGCTTCCACCCGGTTGGCGTCTCGTCAATGCAATGCCTCCAGCTGCATCGGGCAAAGCTCCTTCGGAAGAGATAAAGTGGCTTATTCCCGGCGGTAGCGGTGCGGTGAGGATTTCCTACGTGGTGCAACTGCCCCAGGATGCGGCACTCGATACTCGCGCCGAGCTGCATGGAACCATTTTCGTCCATACCGGCAGTATCAATCGTGCTGAAGCCATAAAAGGCAACGACAGGGTCACCATTGCCCCTCTCCACTGGGCTGACAGCAATGGCGACAGCCGGATAGACGACAGCGAAATCATGCCCGCCTATTATATTACCGAGGAGATGAAAAGTCTGGCGCTGGACTGGAGCGGGATCGAAGCCATCTGGAGTGGAAGTGGATACAGCTGGGATCAGACCAGGAAGGAGTTCAAGGTTACCAAATGAGGCTTAGCCCCTGATGCTTAACGGAAAAAAACGCTACAATATCTTTTCCGAGGAACTGAAGAGGGTTTTCGGCTGCCGTGTCCATCGTATTTCCGTGGATGCCGGCTTCAGCTGCCCGAACCGTGACGGCACCGTTGGCAACACCGGTTGCATTTATTGCGGTGGTTCAGGCTCCGGTTCCTTCGGCATCATCCGCGGCGCATCCATTGCAGAGCAGCTGGAGCACGGCAAAGAAGTGATGACCAGGAAATACAAGGCAAAGAAGTTTCTCGCCTATTTTCAGCCCTATTCCAATACCTTTGCCACACCTGGTCGCCTGCAGGCCCTCTACGACCAAGCATTGGCAGTGGAAGATGTGGTCGGACTCATTGTCGGCACCCGTCCCGATTGCCTGCCTGCAGAAACACTTGATGTCCTGGCATCTTACGCACGAAAGACTTATTTCTGGCTTGAGCTGGGTCTACAGTCCCACCTGGACCGCACGCTGAGCCTGATTCGTCGGGGCCACGACTTCGCTTCGTTCGTCAGGGGGATAAAGGAGTGCAAGGCGAGGCAGATCAAGGTCTGCGCCCACATCATCCTCGGGCTGCCAGGAGAGACACGGGAAGAGATGCTGGCTGGCGCCCAGGTCCTCAACGATCTGGGCGTGGATGGGGTGAAGCTGCATCTTCTCCATGTGATGCGGGATACGGCCCTGGCCGATGAATATCAGCAGGGAAGGGTAAGGATTCTCGATCGGGACGAATACGTGGGACTGGTCTGCGATTTTCTCGAACTGCTGGATCCCGCCATCAGCGTTCAGCGCCTGACCGGCGACGGCAACAGAGACCATCTCCTCGCGCCGCTCTGGTCACTGCAGAAATTCGAGGTATTGAATACTATCGATAGTGAGCTGGTGCGAAGGGGCACTTGCCAAGGTTCAACGTTCGATGTTCGATGTTCGATGTTCAAAAGGGAGGATGTTTTGCAACCTCGAACCTCAAACTCCGAACGTCGAACTTAAAAAGGGTACCCCAGCCCGACGAAAACCGCCGGTCCTTCCTTGCCGATCCCCAAATCCACCCTGCCGACGATGTTGGGGCGGACCACCGCCCGGAAGCCGATGCCGGGGTTGAACTCGAAGCTCCTGGTGCTGGCCTTGTCCAGTCTTTCCATGACTGCTCCGAGATCTATGAACGGGGCAATCTCCCAATCCGCATTGACATCGAAAATTTCCCAACGGAACAGCCTGATCCGCTCCTCCAGATTGAGGAGAAAATAACTGCTGTCGATAAAACGGTTGCGGCCGTAACCTCTCAATGTCGTTTCCCCACCTAGAATACTTCTTTCCAAAAAAGGCACGTCATGCCCCAGAGTCTGATTGTAGGCCAGCCGGCCGACGCTGATGAACTTCGCATTCATCAGGGGGTAATAGGCTTTCATCTCCGCCTCGTAATGGCGGTAGTCGGCACTGCTGCCGAGCCTTTTCACGCTGGCTTCCACTGCGACCCTGGCATATCCTCCCCAAGTGGGCAGAGTGGGTGAATCCAGCGTGGAATAGACAATTCCCAATTTCTGGGCATGGGCAGTGAAGCCGTCCATACCCGGCACCTCGGCCGGATCGAACTTTTCACGGATAAAGGGTACCTTTGTGATGGCCCCATGCTTTATATCCACCTTCTTGAAGCGCTCGCCGACAACCAATTGGACATGCCTGAAAATTTGATAACCGGCGGAAAGATTGAAGCCGGTTTCTTGATCGGCATAATTTGTTTCATTTGCTTTCTGGCTGGTTTGCTGAAAGCCGAAAAAACGGGCCGAGCCGTCGGTCAGGGAGAAGAGAAAAGCATTCAGCTCCAGCTTCTTGTCGAGCAGGGTACTGTCACGCAGCTTGAATTCAAAATCTTCATTGACCTTGGTTGACTTGGAGAGGGCCACCTCCCAATAGCGGTCTTCCACTGGATAAAAGGTGGCAAAGAGAGTCGCCGTGGTGCCGAAGTTTTTGTTGTAGTTGACCTGGGGGGCGACGAGGGTGCTGACCTCTTCTTTTTTGTTGTGGAGCAGAAAAGCGGTCAGAGCTCCGAAGGTAATTCCTTCATTGGGACTGGAAGCAATGATCGGCAGAGGAATGGAAACAACCTTTACCGGATCGGCAAATTCCTGGTTGGTCAGGGGAAAGGGCAGATTCTCCTTTGGCGCCATGGTGGTGCAACCGGCGAGGAATAAGGCCGTTATCAGAAGTAAAAGGAGGTTTTTCAGGGACATTGGGGTTTCTTTCAGCGGAGAGAGTAAAAAAGAAGAAAATATATAGCCATCTCTGGTTATTTTCAACAAAAATATAGAGTTGTCTTGCCTTGGCGCCTGGAACCAGGGGCAATTATCGGGTTATCCCACAAGGTCAAAATCTTGACCTTGAGTTATTCAAAATGCCGTCTTTTGCGAATGTATTTCCCCAAAGATCTACTCAAAAACTGGCCGTTATTCTCACTTCTACCCTTCCCGTGGCCGCCAGCAGGGCATTTTCTCCGGATGGCACAACGGTTGCACAAATGACTGCGCAGTTGAAAAGCCCATGATTTTTCAGAGGAATTTCAAATATGGCGCCGGCAGCAGAAGCAATCGACATACAGCCTTACCGGAAAAACTCCGACATCTATATGGCGGTTGCGCTCATCGGCATCCTTTCCCTGATGATTATCCCTCTGCCTGCCTTCGTTCTTGATGTCTTTCTTGCGGCCAATATCACCATTGCCCTGGTAATCCTGCTGGTCAGCCTCTACACCATCCAGGCCCTGGACTTCTCCATCTTCCCATCCATCCTCCTGATAACCACATTATTCCGCCTGGCACTGAACATCGCTTCCACCCGTCTGATCCTGCTCCATGGAAGTGAAGGGGCCGAGGCTGCCGGTGCTGTCATCAAGGCTTTCGGCCTTTTTGTCGTCGGCGGCAACTATGTGGTCGGTGCCGTAATCTTCCTTATTCTTGTTGTCATCAATTTTGTCGTCATAACCAAAGGCGCCGGACGGGTGGCGGAGGTCGCCGCCCGCTTCACCCTCGATGCCATGCCGGGCAAGCAGATGGCTATCGATGCCGATCTGTCCAACGGCCTCATCACCGACAAGGAAGCCAAAGCCCGCCGGTCTAAAATTTCCCGTGAGGCGGACTTCTACGGCTCTATGGACGGTGCCAGCAAGTTCGTCAGGGGGGACGCCGTTGCCGGCATCCTCATCATGCTCATCAACATCATCGGTGGCTTCGTCATAGGCGTTTGGCAGCAGGGGATGGAACTGGCCGCCGCCCTGTCCAATTATACACTGCTGACGGTGGGGGAGGGACTGGTTGCTCAAATACCGGCACTGATCATATCCACCGCCGCCGGCATCATCGTTACCCGCTCCGCAGACGAAAAGAACTTCGGGCATGAGATTTCCGGCCAGCTTCTGAACTATCCCAAGGCTTTTTACATCGCCTCCGGCGTCATGTTTGTGTTTGCACTGATCCCCGGCCTGCCGCACTTCCCGTTCCTGCTCATTTCCGGGGCAGCCTTCATGGCCGGGCGGTTGGCGGTTGAGAAAAAAGAGGTGCAACAGGAGGAGATGACGGCAGCGGGTGCCCTGGAACCGGAGGACGCCGATCAGATCAGCTCCATTCGTCCGCTGGATATGCTGGAGCTTGAAGTGGGATACGGGCTGGTACCGATGGTGGATGCGGCCCAGAACGGGGAGCTCCTGGACAGGATTCGCTCCATCCGCAAACAGTACGCCCAGCGTATGGGTTTCATTGTCCCCCCCATCCATATCCACGACAACCTGCAGTTGAAGCCCTACGAATACAACATTATGATCAACGGCGCCAAGGTGAGCGGCGGCGAGCTGAACGGACAGTATCTGGCCATGGACGCCGGTAGCGCCTCGGGTAACCTTGAAGGCACACGCACCACTGAACCGGTTTTCGGCCTCCCCGCCATCTGGATCAAGGGCCGGGACCGGGAACAGGCCCAGGTTTATGGCTATACCGTGGTTGACAACACAACCATACTGGCTACCCACATCAGCGAGATCATCAAGAAACACGCCCACGAACTGGTGGGCCGCCAGGAGCTGCAGCAGCTTCTGGACAGCCTGTCTTCGACGCTGCCCAAGGTGGTCGAAGAGCTGGTTCCCTCGTTGCTGAGCCTGGGTACGGTTTTGCGGGTGGTCAAGAACCTGCTTCGGGAAAACGTCTCCATCCGCGACCTGCGCTCGATTCTGGAAACCCTTGCCGATTACGGCGGGGTAACCAAGGACCCGGAAACCCTGACCGAGTTTGTCCGCCAGAGCCTCGGCCGCTACATTGTCGAACAGTACAAGAGGGAGGATGATACCCTCTGGGTTCTCACTCTCGACCGTGAGGTGGAGGAATCAATCGCCGATGCGGTACAGATATCAGAGCAGGGGAGCTATCTGGCCATCGAACCGGCCACCGCCCAGAAAATTCTGGCCGCGATACGCAAGGCGGCTGAGAAATTCGACCAGACCGGGACGGCGCCGGTGGTGATTGCCTCCCCCAGCGTCAGAAGGCATATGAAGAAACTGACCGACCGTTACATGCCGAATCTTGCGGTGATCTCCCATAATGAAATCCCGCCCAGCATAAAAATCCAATCGATAGGGATGGTGAGTCTCGATGCTAGTTAAAACATTTCAGGCGGCAGATATGTCGGAGGCCTTGAAGATGGTCAAGGCCGAAATGGGGCTGGATGCAATGATCCTCTCTTCGAAACAGGAGCGGCGCAGGGGAATTCTCGGCTTTTTCTCCAAACCTTACTTCGAAGTAACGGCAGCTCTGGAACAGAAAAAAGTCCAACGCCCTGTTCATTACCAGGAAAAACCTGAGCGTGAACTGAGCACCAGGGAAGAGTTCCAGAATTCCATGCTGGCGCCTCTGGCTCGGGAACTGCGGGAGCTGAGGGAGCGGGTTGAAGTGCTGGCAAAGAAGGATGCCGAAAAAAAGGAGGCCCTTTCCTCGACGGCAGCGGAAAAGTCTGAAGACGAGATCAAGCCATTTCAACCGCAAAAGGAGGGGACTGCTCCCCGGATTTTTGCCAGGGAGGATATGGAAGAGATAAAGAAACTGCTGCTCAATGCGGTTGCAGCCAAGGAGGAGAAAGGGTCGAAGCCGGTATCGTTCCCGGTGGTCAGCACCGAGGATAAGGTGTGTGTCAAAAATTTGGCTGACGACTGCGAACTATCTGATGAAGCGCTGGAGCTTTTGGCCAATGAGCTGCGTTCGGAAGAGGTCGGCACCGACAGCATTCATGCCCTGCTTGAGCTGATCAGGCCTGCAGCCGAACTGGGTGAAGAGTTGGAGGCGCTGAGGGAGCGGCTTGTTGATGCCTTTGCCGGGATCATCAAATGTTCCGGCCCCTTGCGTCTCAGAAAGACCGGCCCGCGCATCATGGCCACAGTAGGCCCCACCGGGGTCGGCAAGACCACCACCATAGCCAAGCTGGCCGCCATGTACGCCCTGAACCGCGGGGCGCGTGTCGCCATGGTCACCACCGATAATTTCAGGGTCGGCGCCGTTGAGCAGCTGAAGACCTATTCCAAAATAATGGATGTGCCGCTGGAAGTGGCCGCCACTGCCAAGGAGCTTGAGGCTGTTTTGGCGAAACATGCGGACAAGGACCTGATCCTCATCGATACGGCCGGCAGAAGTCCCAAAGACCGGGAAAAGCTGGAGGAACTGAAGGTCTACCTGGAATCCTGTCCCGGCATCGAGACCTATCTCTGTATTTCCGCCACCACCAGAGACCGGGAGATGAATGAAATCGTCGCCCAATACAGCCTGCTTCCCATTACCCGACTGCTCTTCACCAAGCTTGATGAGAGCGAAAGTTACGGCTGTATTGTCAACGCCCAAGTGCGTAACAGGTTTCCGCTTTCCTATTTCACCACTGGACAGAAGGTACCTGAGGACATCGAAGTGGCGACGGCCCGAAAACTGGCCAACCTGGTGCTGAGGGAGACGGAGAAATGAGCAGCGATCAGGCTGACACCCTGCGGCAGCTGGCCGGCACCGTTAATGTTACCCGGCGCGATGTGGACCTTTATGCAGGAAGGATCAGCAGCCGCCAGGATATCCGCGTGATATCGGTAACCAGCGGTAAAGGGGGCGTCGGCAAGAGCAATGTGGTGGTTAATCTGGCGGTGTCTCTGGCAAACCAGGGGAAAAAAGTGCTGGTGATTGATGCCGATCTGGGGGTGGGAAACATCGATATCCTTCTCGGCCTGCGCCCTGTATTCACCATGAATCATGTCCTGTCCGGCGAAAAGAGCCTGAATGAGATCATCATCAGTGCAGCGGGGGGGATAAAAGTGGTACCTGCCGGACTGGGAGTGCAGGAATATACCAGTCTCGGTACGCCGGAGCGGCTCAAACTCCTTGATGAGCTGGACAGGCTGGAAGAAGATTTCGATGTCTTTATCATCGACACCGAGGCGGGGATTTCGGAAAACGTCACCTATTTCAACGTGGCGGCCCGGGAGATCCTGGTAGTTGTCACTCCTGAACCCACCTCCATAACCGACGTTTATGCACTGATCAAACTGTTGTCGACCCGTTACGGTGAACGGCATTTCAAGGTGCTGGTCAATATGGCCAGGGACCAGAAGGACGCGGTGGGGGTCTATGACAAGCTTTATAATGTAGCGGACCGTTTTCTCGATGTATCCATGGATTTTATGGGTTGCATATTGCGGGATGACCTGGTGGGTGAGG
This region of Geotalea daltonii FRC-32 genomic DNA includes:
- a CDS encoding ComF family protein: MLFRSLLDIIFPPLCHLCRVYIPNAGDVHLCTSCLEQLHPVASPLCPICGVPFATEDGIDHRCGACSVRRPAYVAARAAFVFDGPIQELIHRFKYAHKTHLSRPLALMTARHLADFAGQTAADIVIPVPLHKKRLRWRSYNQAILLAAVLSKEWRIPLSRNALQRTRWTEPQINLAADERQQNVKGAFAVAEPERVADRRIILIDDVFTTGSTVEECAKTLKKAGAAEIFIITVARALSN
- a CDS encoding cytochrome c3 family protein; protein product: MKKVLAVVLMVAFSASAAFAADTVVMKAKNGNVTFDHKKHSASGDCKSCHGEGTPAKLTLGKDAAHKLCKGCHETKKAGPTKCGECHKK
- a CDS encoding helicase C-terminal domain-containing protein — translated: MKRYFSENALLQMREAISDAGGNEVFFLGRTDEAKVVIDAEPLARGNVDAVAAIMIVTSFGDVVIHNHPSGILTPSQADIEIASLMGNQGVGFYIVDNAVERCYQAVSPFARTVLERLSYPELERWYAPGGVLAEHLKGYEHRAEQTRMAFAVAEAFNEERIAVIEAGTGIGKSLAYLLPAALWGLRNKERVVISTNTINLQEQLIKKDIPFLQKHGEIEFRAVLVKGRNNYLCLRKLESVKAEPTLFKDDAANELQTIIDWSGKTGEGCRSDLSFIPRDETWDEISCEADQCGRVKCPHYARCFFYKARREAAGADLLVVNHALLMADVAVRQETGYGSTAILPPFERIIFDEGHHLEDVATSFLSAQVSRNGLLRILGKLQHPRKTQRGLLPLLSTQLSREVPEAMDDIYMEVAAILEGRLIPRRLTLTDTMNRAMDAIGIALNSHLRKDAGSKEEIKLRLTLTIYSTPLWVEVEDRVNELCREIGEYVIALKNFLKACEKLPDKVLEKLAGSLVDLKGVRGRLETAQVNLRFFVAREEGFCRWFESKKTTKGLVVKLCSSPLEVAESLKKVVFDKFKTVIVTSATLAVGERFDYLKKRTGLSMVPGPRVSELLLASPFDYQKQTFVGIPTDIPEPVASGFEPVLNKYLLQALGISQGRAFVLFTSYSLLSRIYSRLAEPLKKAGLTPMRQGEINRHLLLSQFKKGHNPVLFGTDSFWEGVDVKGKALEQVIITRLPFRVPTEPILEARAEHIASLGGDPFMEYTVPQAVIKFKQGFGRLIRSKEDRGAVLILDSRVLSKNYGKSFLRSLPDVRMVKGKGEEVFAAMSEFFRG
- a CDS encoding cytochrome c7 → MKKLIAAAALVMFAAGASMAADTITLEAKNGNVTFNHKKHQETLKECKVCHGDKTGKIENFNKDAAHKLCKGCHEEKKAGPTKCGECHKK
- a CDS encoding helix-turn-helix transcriptional regulator — protein: MENLSDKNEKATSGSVAIEGVTIKTVRETKKLTQLYVASVVGVTTDTISRWENNRYPTIKRENAEKLAMALEVNLDEILRHETACPSEEVVENELPQPKKKNRRGLLLAILIIALIIIAAFFILSNMSSPVAAVRWIPKYSAPGELMPVQITVNRMDNTSRGLIIKEKLPPGWRLVNAMPPAASGKAPSEEIKWLIPGGSGAVRISYVVQLPQDAALDTRAELHGTIFVHTGSINRAEAIKGNDRVTIAPLHWADSNGDSRIDDSEIMPAYYITEEMKSLALDWSGIEAIWSGSGYSWDQTRKEFKVTK
- a CDS encoding TIGR01212 family radical SAM protein (This family includes YhcC from E. coli K-12, an uncharacterized radical SAM protein.) translates to MLNGKKRYNIFSEELKRVFGCRVHRISVDAGFSCPNRDGTVGNTGCIYCGGSGSGSFGIIRGASIAEQLEHGKEVMTRKYKAKKFLAYFQPYSNTFATPGRLQALYDQALAVEDVVGLIVGTRPDCLPAETLDVLASYARKTYFWLELGLQSHLDRTLSLIRRGHDFASFVRGIKECKARQIKVCAHIILGLPGETREEMLAGAQVLNDLGVDGVKLHLLHVMRDTALADEYQQGRVRILDRDEYVGLVCDFLELLDPAISVQRLTGDGNRDHLLAPLWSLQKFEVLNTIDSELVRRGTCQGSTFDVRCSMFKREDVLQPRTSNSERRT
- a CDS encoding BamA/TamA family outer membrane protein; its protein translation is MSLKNLLLLLITALFLAGCTTMAPKENLPFPLTNQEFADPVKVVSIPLPIIASSPNEGITFGALTAFLLHNKKEEVSTLVAPQVNYNKNFGTTATLFATFYPVEDRYWEVALSKSTKVNEDFEFKLRDSTLLDKKLELNAFLFSLTDGSARFFGFQQTSQKANETNYADQETGFNLSAGYQIFRHVQLVVGERFKKVDIKHGAITKVPFIREKFDPAEVPGMDGFTAHAQKLGIVYSTLDSPTLPTWGGYARVAVEASVKRLGSSADYRHYEAEMKAYYPLMNAKFISVGRLAYNQTLGHDVPFLERSILGGETTLRGYGRNRFIDSSYFLLNLEERIRLFRWEIFDVNADWEIAPFIDLGAVMERLDKASTRSFEFNPGIGFRAVVRPNIVGRVDLGIGKEGPAVFVGLGYPF
- the flhA gene encoding flagellar biosynthesis protein FlhA, with amino-acid sequence MAPAAEAIDIQPYRKNSDIYMAVALIGILSLMIIPLPAFVLDVFLAANITIALVILLVSLYTIQALDFSIFPSILLITTLFRLALNIASTRLILLHGSEGAEAAGAVIKAFGLFVVGGNYVVGAVIFLILVVINFVVITKGAGRVAEVAARFTLDAMPGKQMAIDADLSNGLITDKEAKARRSKISREADFYGSMDGASKFVRGDAVAGILIMLINIIGGFVIGVWQQGMELAAALSNYTLLTVGEGLVAQIPALIISTAAGIIVTRSADEKNFGHEISGQLLNYPKAFYIASGVMFVFALIPGLPHFPFLLISGAAFMAGRLAVEKKEVQQEEMTAAGALEPEDADQISSIRPLDMLELEVGYGLVPMVDAAQNGELLDRIRSIRKQYAQRMGFIVPPIHIHDNLQLKPYEYNIMINGAKVSGGELNGQYLAMDAGSASGNLEGTRTTEPVFGLPAIWIKGRDREQAQVYGYTVVDNTTILATHISEIIKKHAHELVGRQELQQLLDSLSSTLPKVVEELVPSLLSLGTVLRVVKNLLRENVSIRDLRSILETLADYGGVTKDPETLTEFVRQSLGRYIVEQYKREDDTLWVLTLDREVEESIADAVQISEQGSYLAIEPATAQKILAAIRKAAEKFDQTGTAPVVIASPSVRRHMKKLTDRYMPNLAVISHNEIPPSIKIQSIGMVSLDAS